Proteins encoded in a region of the Anoxybacillus amylolyticus genome:
- the fliI gene encoding flagellar protein export ATPase FliI: MNWEMLLHEIETLDSYKRFGKVTRVIGLMIEAKGPESSVGDVCYIHVGGGRKKIAAEVVGFREQHVLLMPFSTVQDIAPGCIVEATGKPLQVKVGMELIGKVLDSLGQPLDGGSLPKGLRSLSIEQEPPNPLLRPPIAEPVEVGVRLIDSLLTVGKGQRVGIFAGSGVGKSTLLGMIARNTNADVNVIALIGERGREVREFIERDLGPEGLSRSIVVVATSDQPALMRIKGAYTATAIAEYFRDKGMNVMLMMDSVTRVAMAQREVGLSIGEPPTTKGYTPSVFAILPKLLERTGTNEHGSITAFYTVLVDGDDMNEPISDTVRGILDGHFVLERNLANKGQYPAINVLKSISRVMNYIIPPEHKAAAERFRQLLSTYMHSEDLINIGAYKRGSSREIDEAIRYYPKLLDFLKQDTHEKFTKEESIHMLLQLVHSG; the protein is encoded by the coding sequence GTGAATTGGGAAATGCTCCTTCATGAGATTGAAACACTAGACTCGTATAAACGGTTCGGAAAAGTGACGCGCGTCATTGGACTAATGATTGAAGCGAAAGGACCAGAAAGTTCGGTTGGCGATGTTTGCTACATTCATGTCGGTGGGGGGAGAAAAAAAATAGCGGCAGAAGTCGTTGGCTTTCGCGAGCAACATGTGTTGCTTATGCCATTTTCCACTGTTCAAGACATTGCACCTGGCTGCATTGTAGAAGCGACTGGAAAACCTCTACAAGTAAAAGTGGGTATGGAGTTAATTGGAAAAGTACTTGATTCGCTCGGACAGCCGCTAGACGGAGGATCACTTCCAAAAGGGTTGCGTTCGCTATCGATTGAGCAAGAACCACCAAACCCGCTTTTGCGCCCGCCGATTGCTGAGCCAGTCGAAGTCGGCGTTCGCTTGATTGACAGTTTGTTGACGGTCGGAAAAGGACAGCGCGTCGGCATTTTTGCGGGTTCAGGCGTTGGGAAAAGCACATTGCTTGGCATGATTGCCCGCAATACGAATGCCGATGTAAATGTCATCGCTTTAATCGGAGAGCGTGGACGTGAGGTGCGCGAGTTCATTGAACGTGACCTTGGACCAGAAGGGCTCTCCCGTTCGATTGTTGTCGTTGCAACGTCCGATCAGCCGGCACTTATGCGCATTAAAGGGGCGTATACGGCGACGGCAATTGCGGAATATTTCCGTGACAAAGGAATGAACGTCATGCTCATGATGGATTCCGTCACACGTGTGGCGATGGCGCAACGGGAAGTAGGCCTTTCGATTGGTGAGCCACCGACAACCAAAGGATATACTCCTTCCGTCTTTGCCATTTTACCGAAACTGCTTGAACGGACAGGAACGAATGAACACGGGAGCATTACAGCGTTTTATACCGTATTAGTCGACGGAGATGATATGAACGAACCAATTTCGGACACAGTGCGCGGCATTTTAGACGGCCATTTTGTACTTGAGAGAAATCTAGCAAATAAAGGGCAATATCCAGCAATTAACGTCCTTAAAAGCATTAGCCGGGTGATGAACTATATCATTCCCCCGGAACATAAAGCAGCAGCGGAAAGATTTCGCCAGCTTTTGTCCACGTATATGCATTCGGAAGATTTAATTAATATTGGGGCATATAAGCGTGGGTCATCGCGGGAAATCGATGAAGCGATTCGTTATTATCCGAAACTTCTTGATTTTTTAAAGCAAGATACGCATGAAAAATTTACGAAAGAAGAAAGCATTCACATGCTGCTTCAACTCGTACACTCGGGGTGA